The Microbacterium limosum genome contains a region encoding:
- a CDS encoding methylenetetrahydrofolate reductase: MSRNTPAADPAAALKLVSDFSLEMTGKDVPGLEEAAHSIPAGTKINVTFLGNEDLDMRVSASKAVKDMGFIPVPHISARRLSSQDQLEEFLGRLQEVGATEHVFSVGGDPAEPEGPYPDSLSVIQTGLLQKYGVKEVSIAGYPEGHPDIKTDVLWRHLEDKSAALKEQGLDAVILTQFAFDTDPVMAWIDGVRSRGIESQIRIGTPGPAGIKRLINFARRFGVGANAMIVKKYGFSLTNLMGTAGPDKFVSDLSALLAQDPASGDVKLHFYTFGGLLATSEWVRQYSASQS; the protein is encoded by the coding sequence GTGTCTCGAAACACCCCCGCCGCGGATCCCGCGGCAGCCCTGAAGCTGGTGAGCGACTTCTCGCTCGAGATGACCGGAAAGGATGTGCCCGGCCTCGAGGAGGCGGCGCACTCGATCCCCGCCGGCACGAAGATCAACGTCACGTTCCTCGGGAACGAGGATCTCGACATGCGCGTGTCGGCATCCAAGGCCGTGAAGGACATGGGATTCATCCCCGTCCCGCACATCTCGGCCCGGCGCCTGTCGTCGCAGGACCAGCTCGAGGAGTTCCTCGGCCGCCTGCAGGAGGTCGGCGCGACCGAGCACGTCTTCTCCGTCGGCGGCGACCCCGCCGAGCCCGAGGGCCCCTACCCCGACTCGCTGTCGGTCATCCAGACGGGCCTGCTGCAGAAGTACGGGGTCAAGGAGGTCTCGATCGCCGGGTACCCCGAGGGCCACCCCGACATCAAGACCGACGTGCTGTGGCGCCACTTGGAGGACAAGTCCGCCGCGCTGAAGGAGCAGGGCCTGGATGCCGTCATCCTCACCCAGTTCGCCTTCGACACCGACCCGGTGATGGCGTGGATCGACGGCGTGCGCTCCCGCGGGATCGAATCCCAGATCCGCATCGGCACTCCGGGACCGGCCGGCATCAAGCGCCTGATCAACTTCGCACGGCGCTTCGGCGTGGGCGCGAACGCGATGATCGTGAAGAAGTACGGCTTCTCCCTGACCAACCTCATGGGCACCGCCGGACCCGATAAGTTCGTGTCCGACCTCTCCGCGCTGCTGGCGCAGGATCCGGCATCCGGAGACGTCAAGCTGCACTTCTACACGTTCGGTGGCCTGCTCGCGACGTCGGAATGGGTGCGGCAGTACTCCGCATCCCAGTCCTAA
- a CDS encoding MarR family winged helix-turn-helix transcriptional regulator: MAKKRARDAAREAAAAASNAVTEPITDSIDPENFTPRLLALLSNALVWRESHELRRRFGLGTNDWRVISVLAMKPGSAATDVSDFIGVNKAVVSKSVNTLVDRGLVILFDGPRGSRPMYLTPEGARMHDAMLPISLRGQEIILADLSADDIDALNTLLRRMLEKTRELQQLESDALAAGL, encoded by the coding sequence ATGGCGAAGAAGAGGGCACGCGATGCCGCCCGGGAGGCGGCCGCAGCCGCCTCGAACGCCGTCACCGAGCCGATCACCGATTCGATCGACCCCGAGAACTTCACGCCCCGCCTGCTGGCCCTGCTCTCGAACGCCCTCGTCTGGCGCGAGTCCCACGAGCTGCGACGACGATTCGGTCTCGGCACCAACGACTGGCGGGTGATCTCCGTCCTCGCGATGAAGCCGGGATCCGCCGCGACCGACGTCTCCGACTTCATCGGCGTGAACAAGGCCGTCGTCTCCAAGAGCGTCAACACCCTCGTCGACCGCGGGCTCGTCATCCTCTTCGACGGCCCCCGGGGCTCTCGTCCCATGTATCTCACCCCCGAGGGGGCGCGCATGCACGACGCGATGCTCCCCATCTCCCTGCGCGGCCAGGAGATCATCCTGGCCGATCTGTCCGCCGACGACATCGACGCGCTGAACACGCTGCTGAGGCGGATGCTCGAGAAGACGCGCGAACTCCAGCAGCTCGAGAGCGACGCCCTCGCGGCCGGCCTCTGA
- a CDS encoding serine hydrolase, with the protein MLDELAATGARVSVHVRDLDRDSVVLAGDDHVTQPIGALGVVPLLIEVAARFDDGSVDPLEIVERGDADAAGASGLWRHLAAPALPLRDVAVLAASAGDARAANLLLERVGLEAVHRRITEIGLARAAVLDRFRDERGPDDAPHFALGSAKELAEVFAALVNTTLVSAAVSAQVAEWLCLNHDLSLVAAATGLDPFAHDDDDHGLLFINKTGRDRGVRAEAGVLAGPRAGVAYALVVCFDDLSIMHRLRAHEAFRTLGVDLMEYVF; encoded by the coding sequence GTGCTCGACGAGCTGGCCGCGACCGGGGCGCGCGTCTCGGTGCATGTCCGGGATCTCGATCGCGACTCGGTCGTGCTGGCGGGCGATGACCACGTGACCCAGCCGATAGGAGCGCTCGGGGTGGTGCCTCTGCTGATCGAAGTCGCCGCCCGCTTCGACGACGGATCGGTGGATCCTCTCGAGATCGTGGAGCGCGGGGATGCCGACGCCGCCGGCGCCTCCGGCCTCTGGCGTCACCTCGCCGCGCCCGCCCTGCCCCTGCGCGATGTCGCCGTCCTGGCGGCGTCCGCGGGCGACGCCCGGGCCGCGAACCTGCTGCTGGAGCGGGTGGGACTCGAGGCGGTGCACCGCAGGATCACGGAGATAGGGCTCGCCCGGGCCGCCGTGCTCGACCGCTTCCGCGACGAGCGCGGGCCGGATGATGCGCCCCACTTCGCGCTCGGCTCGGCGAAGGAGCTGGCGGAGGTCTTCGCCGCGCTCGTCAACACGACGCTCGTCAGCGCGGCGGTGAGCGCCCAGGTGGCGGAGTGGCTCTGCCTCAACCACGATCTCTCGCTCGTCGCGGCCGCGACAGGGCTCGATCCGTTCGCGCACGACGACGACGACCACGGACTGCTGTTCATCAACAAGACCGGCAGAGACCGCGGCGTCCGTGCCGAGGCGGGGGTGCTGGCGGGACCTCGCGCGGGCGTCGCCTATGCGCTCGTGGTGTGCTTCGACGATCTGTCGATCATGCATCGGCTGCGCGCGCACGAAGCGTTCCGCACGCTCGGGGTCGACCTGATGGAGTACGTGTTCTGA
- a CDS encoding aldehyde dehydrogenase family protein, whose protein sequence is MTDTQISAGVRTGLFIGGVERHTGEVLSVVDPARPGVVVGEAASASAGDVADAVAAANAAFPAWSGLSAAERAGLMADAIAGIGDDRDADAEILSLENGKVRLEAWVDALVFEIRWNLALMLADEVEASKTLPVVPGHIPVSTEVSYQPLGAVTIIVPFNWPIAILGAALPHALLAGNTAIVKPPPSAPLATTRLVQRVAEKLPAGVLNIVTGKDENMSGLIQNTDIAKVCFTGSVGGGKRIAEMAARSLTRVTLELGGNDAAVFLEDAILDDTHLDRLYAAIYDSTGQICMNAKRVFVHRSRLDELVTGLENRLKNVVLGHGLDQATTMGPLHQGAQKAFVEEIIQEAKDAGADVREYGTLPTGDLAGGNFLRPAIVIDPDPGLRVVTQEQFGPVIPIIPFDTEDEAIRLANDTWGGLCGSVWTADPDTAHRVGSQLICGYVWINDHGATRLDLRAPFGGMKQSGYGREQGIEGIRAFQDTRSIATIDPQALANMAH, encoded by the coding sequence ATGACCGATACACAGATTTCCGCGGGTGTGCGGACGGGGTTGTTCATCGGGGGCGTGGAGCGTCATACCGGTGAGGTGTTGAGTGTGGTGGATCCGGCGAGGCCGGGTGTGGTGGTCGGTGAGGCCGCGTCGGCGTCGGCGGGGGATGTCGCGGACGCGGTCGCGGCGGCGAACGCGGCGTTCCCGGCGTGGTCGGGGTTGTCGGCGGCGGAGCGGGCCGGGTTGATGGCCGACGCGATCGCGGGGATCGGGGATGACCGGGACGCGGACGCGGAGATCTTGTCGTTGGAGAACGGGAAGGTGCGGTTGGAGGCGTGGGTGGACGCGCTGGTGTTCGAGATCCGGTGGAACCTCGCGTTGATGCTCGCCGACGAGGTCGAGGCGTCCAAGACGCTGCCGGTGGTCCCCGGACACATCCCCGTCTCCACCGAGGTGTCCTACCAGCCGTTGGGTGCGGTGACGATCATCGTGCCGTTCAACTGGCCCATCGCGATCCTGGGAGCGGCGCTGCCCCACGCGCTGCTGGCGGGGAACACCGCGATCGTCAAGCCGCCGCCCTCGGCGCCGCTGGCGACCACCCGGCTGGTGCAGCGGGTGGCGGAGAAACTGCCCGCCGGGGTGCTGAACATCGTCACCGGCAAGGACGAGAACATGTCCGGCCTGATCCAGAACACCGACATCGCGAAGGTCTGCTTCACCGGGTCCGTCGGCGGCGGCAAGCGCATCGCCGAGATGGCCGCCCGCTCCCTCACCCGCGTCACCCTGGAACTGGGCGGCAACGACGCGGCGGTGTTCCTGGAAGACGCGATCCTCGATGACACCCACCTGGACCGCCTCTACGCCGCGATCTACGACAGCACCGGACAGATCTGCATGAACGCCAAACGCGTCTTCGTGCACCGCTCCCGCCTGGACGAACTCGTCACCGGCCTGGAAAACCGCCTGAAAAACGTCGTCCTCGGACACGGCCTGGACCAGGCCACCACCATGGGACCCCTCCACCAGGGCGCGCAGAAAGCATTCGTGGAAGAGATCATCCAAGAAGCCAAAGACGCCGGCGCCGACGTCCGCGAATACGGCACCCTCCCCACCGGAGACCTCGCCGGCGGCAACTTCCTCCGCCCCGCGATCGTCATCGACCCCGACCCGGGCCTGCGCGTGGTCACCCAGGAACAATTCGGACCCGTCATCCCCATCATCCCCTTCGACACCGAAGACGAAGCCATCCGCCTCGCCAACGACACCTGGGGCGGACTGTGCGGATCGGTCTGGACCGCCGACCCCGACACCGCCCACCGCGTCGGCTCCCAACTGATCTGCGGATACGTCTGGATCAACGACCACGGCGCCACCCGCCTCGACCTCCGCGCCCCCTTCGGCGGCATGAAGCAATCCGGCTACGGCCGCGAACAAGGAATCGAAGGCATCCGCGCCTTCCAAGACACCCGCTCCATCGCCACCATCGACCCCCAAGCCCTCGCAAACATGGCCCACTAA
- a CDS encoding PadR family transcriptional regulator, which translates to MSLRYALLALLRVGPLSGYDLQKQFTQSVGHVWHAPDSQIYPELRKMQAEGLIEGEEQPRGERGTRRVYHVTPAGHEAFLEWMRTPLDYQRVRDPAHLRAAYLETTTADAARAFLRAHIVQWEGELEQWEGELTHIEHLSNPMLVRRLEATPAEGHAETIAWKRFAYEGLVERARSEIAWARRGLDLVDEITAQD; encoded by the coding sequence ATGAGCCTGCGATACGCGCTTCTCGCGCTGCTTCGGGTGGGACCGCTGTCCGGCTACGACCTGCAGAAGCAATTCACGCAGTCGGTGGGCCACGTCTGGCACGCCCCCGACTCCCAGATCTACCCCGAACTGCGCAAGATGCAGGCGGAGGGCTTGATCGAAGGCGAGGAGCAGCCGCGCGGCGAGCGCGGCACGCGCCGCGTCTACCACGTCACGCCGGCGGGACATGAGGCGTTCCTGGAGTGGATGCGCACTCCGCTCGACTACCAGCGCGTCCGCGACCCCGCCCACCTTCGCGCGGCGTACCTCGAGACGACGACCGCGGATGCCGCCCGCGCCTTCCTGCGGGCGCACATCGTCCAGTGGGAGGGCGAGCTGGAGCAGTGGGAGGGCGAGCTCACCCACATCGAGCATCTCTCGAACCCCATGCTCGTGCGGCGACTGGAGGCCACCCCCGCAGAGGGGCACGCCGAGACCATCGCGTGGAAGCGGTTCGCCTACGAGGGCCTCGTCGAGCGCGCTCGCAGCGAGATCGCCTGGGCGCGCCGGGGCCTGGATCTCGTCGATGAGATCACTGCGCAGGACTGA
- a CDS encoding M13 family metallopeptidase yields MTDALRSGLALDDLSPEIRPQDDLYRYVNGNWIERTEIPDDKARWGSFHLLAEQAEGHVREIVQESQSAEPGTEARKIGDLFTSFMDTERIAELGVSPIAAQLESVDEVRDIAGFLTLAGRLEREGVGGLVGLYVEPDPGDPQRYVPFLMQGGLSLPDESYYRLPNFADLRIAFRAHIETILGLAGVEDAAAEADRVVAIETELAGHHWDNVRSRDAVATYNLRTWDDLVSLAGADLSPWRSAAAPDHEDAFGEVVVSQPSFIEGLGSLLTPAKLPEWRAWLRFKIVHAAAAFLTDEIVQENFSFYGTQLTGVPVNRERWKRGVSLAEAALGEAIGKVYVERHFPLAAKEAMDDLVANLIEAYRESIRDLPWMTPETRERALDKLARFTPKIGYPVKWRDYSALEIDPADLVGNVRRAHVAEHDRQLGKVGSPIDRDEWYMTPQTVNAYYNPLMNEIVFPAAILQYPFFDAGRDAAANYGGIGAVIGHEIGHGFDDQGSRFDGDGRLQDWWSESDRAAFEERTKSLIVQYDALSPRGLPDHHVNGALTIGENIGDLGGLGIALKAYALSLNGAEAPVVDGLTGIQRLILSWAQVWQQKGRDAETIRLLTIDPHSPNEFRCNQIVRNIDAFYEAFDVTDGDELWLAEDQRVTIW; encoded by the coding sequence ATGACCGACGCGCTTCGCTCCGGTCTCGCGCTCGATGATCTGAGCCCCGAGATCCGACCCCAGGACGACCTCTACCGCTATGTGAACGGAAACTGGATCGAGCGGACCGAGATCCCCGACGACAAGGCTCGGTGGGGATCGTTCCACCTCCTCGCCGAGCAGGCCGAGGGCCACGTGCGCGAGATCGTGCAGGAGTCGCAGTCGGCGGAGCCGGGCACCGAGGCCCGCAAGATCGGCGATCTCTTCACGAGCTTCATGGACACCGAGCGGATCGCCGAGCTGGGCGTCTCCCCGATCGCCGCCCAGCTCGAGAGCGTCGACGAGGTCCGTGACATCGCCGGCTTCCTCACGCTCGCGGGCCGTCTCGAGCGGGAGGGCGTGGGCGGCCTCGTCGGCCTGTACGTCGAACCCGATCCCGGCGACCCGCAGCGATACGTCCCCTTCCTCATGCAGGGCGGTCTCTCCCTCCCGGACGAGAGCTATTACCGGCTCCCGAACTTCGCCGATCTGCGCATCGCATTCCGCGCCCACATCGAGACGATCCTGGGTCTCGCAGGCGTCGAGGATGCCGCGGCCGAGGCCGACCGCGTCGTGGCGATCGAGACGGAGCTCGCCGGCCACCACTGGGACAACGTGCGCAGTCGCGATGCCGTCGCGACGTACAACCTCCGCACGTGGGACGACCTCGTGTCGCTCGCGGGTGCGGACCTCTCCCCGTGGCGGAGCGCCGCCGCCCCCGATCACGAAGACGCGTTCGGCGAGGTCGTCGTCTCTCAGCCGAGCTTCATCGAGGGGCTGGGCTCCCTGCTCACGCCCGCGAAGCTGCCGGAATGGCGCGCGTGGCTGCGCTTCAAGATCGTCCACGCCGCCGCCGCGTTCCTCACCGACGAGATCGTGCAGGAGAACTTCTCCTTCTACGGCACGCAGCTGACCGGGGTCCCGGTCAACCGCGAGCGCTGGAAGCGCGGCGTCAGCCTCGCCGAGGCCGCGCTCGGTGAGGCGATCGGCAAGGTGTACGTCGAGCGTCATTTCCCGCTGGCGGCGAAAGAGGCGATGGACGACCTGGTCGCCAACCTCATCGAGGCCTACCGGGAGAGCATCCGGGATCTGCCCTGGATGACACCCGAGACACGGGAGCGCGCCCTGGACAAGCTCGCCAGGTTCACCCCGAAGATCGGCTATCCCGTGAAATGGCGGGACTACTCTGCTCTCGAGATCGACCCGGCCGACCTCGTCGGAAACGTGCGTCGCGCCCACGTCGCCGAGCACGACCGGCAGCTCGGCAAGGTCGGGTCGCCCATCGACCGCGACGAGTGGTACATGACGCCGCAGACCGTCAACGCCTACTACAACCCGCTCATGAACGAGATCGTGTTCCCCGCGGCGATCCTGCAGTACCCGTTCTTCGACGCCGGGCGGGATGCCGCGGCCAACTACGGCGGGATCGGCGCCGTGATCGGGCACGAGATCGGGCACGGGTTCGACGATCAGGGCAGCAGATTCGACGGCGACGGACGACTGCAGGACTGGTGGTCGGAGTCCGATCGCGCCGCGTTCGAGGAGCGTACGAAGAGCCTCATCGTGCAGTACGACGCGCTGTCGCCACGGGGTCTGCCCGACCACCACGTGAACGGAGCGCTCACCATCGGGGAGAACATCGGCGACCTCGGGGGACTGGGGATCGCGCTGAAGGCCTACGCGCTGTCTCTGAACGGCGCCGAGGCTCCCGTGGTGGACGGTCTCACCGGCATCCAGCGCCTCATCCTCTCGTGGGCGCAGGTGTGGCAGCAGAAGGGCCGCGACGCCGAGACGATCCGCTTGCTCACGATCGATCCGCACTCCCCGAACGAGTTCCGCTGCAACCAGATCGTCCGCAACATCGATGCCTTCTACGAGGCGTTCGACGTCACGGACGGTGACGAGCTCTGGCTCGCCGAGGACCAGCGCGTTACCATCTGGTGA
- a CDS encoding transketolase, translating to MMSPAPERATTDRPSVEQLEELAYELRAKLLHLCGTYEGAVHIGGDLSSADILTALFHYGLEVDPTDIANPTRDRFVLSKGHAAVCMYIAMAMRGFFSYDGIVETYGQLDSAYGMHPCKVQLPGVECSTGSLGHGLPLAVGMALSARGRGETHRVVTLMGDGETGEGSVWEAALAGSSNKLGNLVAVIDRNRQLMTSFDEERVTLEPYADKWAAFGWNVVHIDGHDMAALVAAIDDLPATDSDKPTVIVAETIKGKGVDFMEHNLAWHAGSLGAADLERALKALEATREKESV from the coding sequence ATGATGAGCCCCGCACCCGAGCGTGCCACCACCGATCGACCCAGCGTCGAGCAGCTCGAAGAGCTCGCCTACGAGTTGCGCGCCAAGCTGCTGCACCTGTGCGGCACGTACGAGGGAGCCGTCCACATCGGCGGCGATCTTTCCTCGGCCGACATCCTGACCGCGCTCTTCCACTACGGCCTCGAGGTCGATCCCACCGACATCGCCAACCCGACGCGCGACCGCTTCGTCCTGAGCAAGGGCCACGCGGCCGTCTGCATGTACATCGCGATGGCGATGCGCGGATTCTTCTCCTACGACGGGATCGTCGAGACCTACGGTCAGCTCGACAGCGCGTACGGCATGCACCCGTGCAAGGTGCAGCTGCCGGGCGTCGAGTGCTCCACCGGCTCGCTCGGGCACGGGCTGCCGCTCGCCGTCGGCATGGCATTGAGCGCCCGCGGCCGGGGGGAGACGCATCGCGTCGTGACCCTGATGGGCGACGGCGAGACGGGCGAGGGGTCGGTCTGGGAGGCCGCCCTGGCGGGCAGCTCCAACAAGCTGGGAAACCTCGTCGCCGTCATCGACCGCAATCGCCAGCTCATGACGAGCTTCGACGAGGAGCGGGTGACGCTGGAGCCCTACGCGGACAAGTGGGCCGCCTTCGGCTGGAACGTCGTGCACATCGACGGCCATGACATGGCTGCTCTGGTCGCCGCGATCGATGACCTGCCGGCCACCGACAGCGACAAGCCGACCGTGATCGTCGCCGAGACGATCAAGGGCAAGGGCGTCGACTTCATGGAGCACAACCTCGCCTGGCATGCCGGCTCGCTCGGCGCCGCCGACCTCGAACGAGCACTCAAGGCCCTCGAGGCCACCCGTGAGAAGGAGTCCGTCTGA
- a CDS encoding MATE family efflux transporter, with translation MTVAGEGRRLNRDILRLAVPALGALVAEPLFLIVDAALVGHLGVVPLAGLGIAAAVLQTIVGLMIFLAYSTTPAVARRFGAGDPSRAVSVGIDGMWLALGAGAVLALLGWLTTPAMVAAFGPGPDVAEQAETYLGLSMGGLPAMLIVFAATGLLRGLQDTVTPLWIAGLGFAANALLNWALIYGLGWGIAGSAIGTVIAQWGMVAAYVIVVGRLARRHTAAVRPQREGVRGSARSGGWLFLRTVSLRLALLLTVGVATGMGPEELAGWQVAFTIFSTAAFALDALAIAAQALVGKGLGEGDVPQVRRVLRRTLAWGAWFGVLVGALVGLGSPWIGLLFTGDERLAALVLPALVVLAIAQPVCGVVFVLDGVLIGAGDAKYLAIAGGANLVPFLPALGILAWTGASGAAGLAWLAVAFFGVYMCARLLTLGWRVRGTQWQRVGVH, from the coding sequence GTGACGGTGGCGGGCGAGGGGCGGCGACTGAACCGCGACATCCTGCGCCTCGCCGTGCCGGCGCTCGGCGCGCTGGTCGCGGAGCCGCTCTTCCTCATCGTCGACGCCGCCCTCGTGGGGCACCTCGGCGTCGTCCCGCTGGCGGGGCTCGGCATCGCCGCTGCCGTGCTGCAGACGATCGTCGGGCTCATGATCTTCCTGGCCTACTCGACGACCCCCGCCGTGGCGCGCCGGTTCGGTGCGGGTGACCCGAGCCGGGCGGTCTCGGTGGGCATCGACGGGATGTGGCTCGCGCTCGGCGCCGGCGCCGTGCTCGCGCTGCTGGGCTGGCTCACCACCCCCGCGATGGTGGCCGCGTTCGGCCCCGGCCCCGACGTCGCAGAACAGGCCGAGACCTACCTCGGGCTCTCGATGGGCGGGCTGCCCGCGATGCTCATCGTCTTCGCCGCGACGGGATTGCTGCGCGGGCTGCAGGACACGGTCACTCCCCTCTGGATCGCCGGCCTCGGATTCGCCGCCAATGCGCTGCTGAACTGGGCGCTCATCTACGGCCTCGGCTGGGGGATCGCGGGTTCCGCGATCGGCACCGTCATCGCCCAGTGGGGAATGGTCGCCGCCTACGTCATCGTCGTCGGCAGGCTGGCGCGACGGCACACCGCCGCCGTCCGGCCGCAGCGGGAGGGCGTGCGCGGGTCGGCCCGCTCCGGGGGATGGCTGTTCCTTCGCACCGTCAGCCTGCGCCTCGCGCTCCTGCTCACCGTCGGGGTCGCCACCGGGATGGGACCCGAGGAGCTCGCGGGCTGGCAGGTGGCGTTCACGATCTTCTCGACGGCCGCCTTCGCGCTCGATGCACTGGCGATCGCCGCGCAGGCCCTCGTGGGCAAGGGCCTCGGCGAGGGCGACGTCCCGCAGGTGCGGCGGGTGCTGCGGCGCACCCTCGCGTGGGGCGCGTGGTTCGGCGTGCTCGTCGGGGCGCTCGTCGGGCTCGGCTCTCCCTGGATCGGGCTGCTGTTCACCGGCGACGAGCGCCTCGCGGCCCTGGTCCTGCCCGCACTCGTCGTGCTCGCCATCGCCCAGCCCGTGTGCGGGGTCGTCTTCGTGCTCGACGGCGTGCTCATCGGCGCCGGCGACGCGAAGTACCTGGCGATCGCGGGGGGAGCGAATCTCGTCCCCTTTCTGCCGGCCCTCGGCATCCTGGCGTGGACGGGCGCCTCCGGCGCCGCGGGGCTCGCGTGGCTCGCGGTCGCGTTCTTCGGCGTCTACATGTGCGCCCGGCTGCTCACCCTCGGCTGGCGCGTGCGCGGCACGCAGTGGCAGCGCGTCGGCGTCCACTGA
- the ligM gene encoding vanillate/3-O-methylgallate O-demethylase, with translation MAPKNLQEVIDQAGSPVELLRNSQIGSYIYPVVPADFQNWIKEQKAWRDTAVLYDQSHHMDNVFLKGSDAIKLISDTAINSVANFAVNKAKQYVPTTASGHVIGDGILFREAEDEYVYVGRAPASNWLMFHGETGGYSNLEVVVDRRSPSRPYGDAVARKYYRFQIQGPNAWAVIEKLNGGPLEKLGFFNMSEMKIGGMNVRTLRHGMAGAPGLEIWGPYADHHKIRDLIVEAGAEFGLLPVGSRAYPSNTLESGWIPSPLPAIYTGAEEQAYREWLPADSYEATGTLAGSFVSDNIEDYYLTPWELGYGSFVKFDHDFIGRDALEKMDPAAQRKKVTLAWDAEDLGKVWTSLLNVDGPHYKFFDLPLANYGSANYDAVVDADGTVVGYSMFTGYSANERRGLSLATLDPNVPEGTELKVVWGEPNGGSKKASVEPHEQTEVRAVVSPVPYSTVARATYQGGWRTGYKD, from the coding sequence GTGGCACCCAAGAATCTTCAGGAAGTCATCGATCAGGCCGGAAGCCCGGTCGAGCTGCTTCGCAACTCGCAGATCGGCTCCTACATCTACCCGGTCGTCCCCGCCGACTTCCAGAACTGGATCAAGGAGCAGAAGGCCTGGCGCGACACCGCCGTGCTCTACGACCAGTCGCACCACATGGACAACGTGTTCCTCAAGGGCTCCGACGCCATCAAGCTGATCTCGGACACGGCCATCAACTCGGTCGCGAACTTCGCGGTCAACAAGGCCAAGCAGTACGTCCCGACCACGGCCTCGGGCCACGTCATCGGCGACGGCATCCTCTTCCGCGAGGCCGAGGACGAGTACGTCTACGTCGGCCGCGCGCCCGCGTCGAACTGGCTGATGTTCCACGGCGAGACCGGCGGATACTCCAACCTGGAGGTCGTCGTCGACCGCCGCTCGCCCTCGCGCCCCTACGGCGACGCGGTCGCGCGCAAGTACTACCGCTTCCAGATCCAGGGCCCCAACGCCTGGGCCGTCATCGAGAAGCTCAACGGCGGACCGCTCGAGAAGCTCGGCTTCTTCAACATGTCGGAGATGAAGATCGGCGGCATGAACGTCCGCACGCTGCGTCACGGCATGGCCGGCGCACCCGGGCTGGAGATCTGGGGCCCGTACGCGGACCACCACAAGATCCGCGACCTGATCGTCGAGGCCGGCGCCGAGTTCGGGCTGCTGCCCGTCGGATCGCGCGCGTACCCGTCGAACACGCTGGAGTCCGGCTGGATCCCCTCGCCGCTGCCCGCCATCTACACCGGCGCCGAGGAGCAGGCCTACCGCGAGTGGCTGCCGGCCGACAGCTACGAGGCCACCGGCACGCTCGCCGGCTCGTTCGTCTCCGACAACATCGAGGACTACTACCTCACCCCGTGGGAGCTCGGCTACGGCTCGTTCGTGAAGTTCGACCACGACTTCATCGGCCGCGACGCGCTCGAGAAGATGGACCCCGCCGCCCAGCGCAAGAAGGTCACCCTCGCCTGGGACGCCGAGGACCTCGGCAAGGTGTGGACGTCGCTGCTGAACGTCGACGGCCCCCACTACAAGTTCTTCGACCTGCCGCTGGCCAACTACGGCTCGGCCAACTACGACGCCGTCGTGGATGCCGATGGCACCGTCGTGGGCTACTCGATGTTCACCGGTTACTCGGCGAACGAGCGCCGCGGCCTGTCGCTGGCGACCCTCGACCCGAACGTCCCCGAGGGCACCGAGCTCAAGGTCGTGTGGGGTGAGCCGAACGGCGGCTCCAAGAAGGCCTCCGTCGAGCCGCACGAGCAGACCGAGGTCCGCGCCGTCGTGAGCCCCGTGCCGTACTCGACCGTTGCCCGCGCGACGTACCAGGGCGGCTGGCGCACGGGCTACAAGGACTGA
- the purU gene encoding formyltetrahydrofolate deformylase: protein MTVHNEALRDHACLIVHGPDQPGIVAAVSALVSRNKGNIVALDQYSDNADGGAFFQRVVFHRPNLAAAMPEIEADLAETVGGLGLEWKLTDQSVPKRMAILASTSDHCLLELLWRHRRGELPVTIPMVISNHTNVADDVRSFGIPFFHVPSQGPDKSEAEARILELLKGNVDFVVLARYMQIISEDFLDAVEVPVINIHHSFLPAFIGAGPYKKAKERGVKLIGATSHYVTKDLDEGPIIEQDVARVDHSMTAADLQARGAYVERAVLSRAVQWHAEDRVIRHGNHTIVF from the coding sequence ATGACCGTGCACAACGAAGCGCTGCGCGACCACGCCTGCCTGATCGTCCACGGCCCGGACCAGCCCGGGATCGTCGCGGCGGTCTCCGCGCTGGTGAGCCGCAACAAGGGCAACATCGTGGCGTTGGATCAGTACTCCGACAACGCCGACGGCGGCGCGTTCTTCCAACGCGTCGTGTTCCACCGCCCCAACCTCGCCGCCGCGATGCCCGAGATCGAGGCCGACCTCGCCGAGACCGTCGGCGGGCTGGGCCTGGAGTGGAAGCTCACCGACCAGTCCGTGCCGAAGCGGATGGCGATCCTCGCGTCCACGTCGGATCACTGCCTGCTGGAGCTGCTGTGGCGCCACCGCCGCGGCGAGCTTCCCGTGACGATCCCCATGGTGATCAGCAACCACACCAACGTCGCCGACGATGTCCGCTCCTTCGGCATACCGTTCTTCCACGTCCCCTCGCAGGGGCCCGACAAGAGCGAGGCCGAGGCGCGGATCCTCGAACTGCTGAAGGGCAACGTCGACTTCGTCGTCCTGGCCCGCTACATGCAGATCATCTCCGAGGACTTCCTCGACGCCGTCGAGGTGCCCGTCATCAACATCCACCACTCGTTCCTGCCCGCCTTCATCGGCGCCGGCCCCTACAAGAAGGCCAAGGAGCGGGGCGTCAAGCTGATCGGCGCGACCAGCCACTACGTGACGAAGGACCTCGACGAGGGGCCCATCATCGAGCAGGACGTCGCGAGGGTCGACCACTCGATGACCGCCGCGGACCTTCAGGCCCGCGGAGCGTACGTCGAGCGCGCCGTGCTCTCCCGCGCCGTCCAGTGGCACGCCGAAGACCGCGTCATCCGACACGGCAACCACACCATCGTCTTCTGA